The DNA sequence TAAATTGTTAAGAATATTGTTCTAAATTTTATTGGTGAATACTTTTATAATCTTTTGAGCAAAAATTAAAAAATTATTGAGATGTTAAGCTATACCTTTGATTCCTCAGTATCACCTACTTTTCAACACCGCTTTATGGCGGGAATAGATAACTGGTTTTTTTTAGGAGGAAATCGTGTAAAAATTATTCGTCTCAGGGACTCTAATTTTGGTTATGCAGTTCAGGAAAATGTTTCTTTATCAATTATAAAAAAAATTTTAAAAATACTTTCCTATATACTCATTCCTATTGTTATCGTAGCCCTATTAATTCGGTATTTTTTACACTCTAGGTTTACATACTCTTTAGAACATGTTGTTGATAAGTCAGCACCAAGATTTTTTGCAAATCTACAAAGAAGGAGTATATGCAACGGACTAAAATACGCACAGAACCCATTATATTTTGTCTCATTTTCTGCGGATGTTCTACGATCCTTGCTTCCTCCTGTAACAGAAATCCCTGAAGCTAATCGTTTAAAAAACTATATAAGAGATGGTCAGTTTATAGAAGGAGCAGAAGGAATAAGGAAATATCTTAGCAATATGCTCAACTATGTTATTGGGTGTCTAGGTTCGATAGATCGATCTCAGTGGACTCAGTTAATGAAAGAAACTAAGATTCAGGCTTATTTTGACCTGCGATCTTTTTCCTTCTTTCGCTTTGTTAGTCCAACACTGGAAAGGATTGTCGAGCCCATCTTCAAACAAGAGTCGGAAATAGACTCATCCCTATCTATTCAGGGATCGCGTTGCTTTATTATCCAGTGCTTAAAGGTTTACTGTGAACGAAGATATTCGGAAGTTGTAAATTCTAAAGATCTTAGAGAATTAATAGTAAGTGAAACAGGCAAGGAATTTTTCTGTCCAATTACCGAAAGAAACCTATATGATCAAGTAGATCAACAATGTCAAAGACATCTACTAGAAAGAATATTACACAGATCCCATGATCAGTTATGCTGGAATGATTTCACATTCTCCATTATTGGCGATTCAATGGCCATGTGGATAGTTGAACCGATATTTCGTGGATAGTTGAACTGATACTTCGTCCAGCAAAAAAAAGATTAGGATTCAAAGTACTTTTGAAATCTAGAAATTTTACTTATACTTTTATCGAAACTACATTTCATTGATAAGCAAAAAAAGCACAGAGCTCACTGTAGATATTACCAATCCAAAAACCTACAATCCTATTATCAAGTACGCCTAGATTATTTGATAGAAGCAAAGCTTAATAGAGAAAAATGCGTCTACTTTTGAGGGGGGGGATTAGACATTCGAGTTTTCTAAGGAGTCTGTTTATATGACTACCTTCTTAAGACGGTCTTCAAGAGATTGATACTGTTATTTCATAAGCAAATATGCTGGAGTGCATTTTATAAAAATAATTGGTTTTTAAGTAGTTAAGCTCATGTAATTCGGAGGTTCTAAGAATTTTCTTCTTCGAAATTTTAATTTTAAAATGCCTCTATCTTCTTACTCTAAAGAAATAAAATCCCTTTGTAGTAATGTTTTCCTCACATATGATTTGTTTTTCATAATTACTAGAGGGCAGAGGTTGTGTTATCTAATGCGCAATGATATTCTGCTTTATTGAAAGACAACATTCTTGAGGGATAGATATGATAACTAAGCAATTGCGTTCATGGTTAGCTGTACTCATTGGTTTTGGCCTGGTAGCTCTTCCTTTTTCAGGTCAAGCTTTAGGGAAAAAAGAATCACGAGTTTCAGAGCTGCCTCAAGATGCTCTTCTTAAAGAAATCTCGGGAGGATTTTCTAAAGTAGCCACGAAAGCAACTCCTGCTGTTGTCTACATAGAAAGTTTTCCAAAGAGTAATCCTGTAACGCATCCTACTCCTGGACGTCGCGGTCCTTATGAGAATCCATTTGATTATTTTAATGACGAATTTTTCAATCGTTTTTTTGGCTTGCCCTCACAAAGAGAAAAACCTCAAAGTAAAGAGGCTGTTCGTGGAACAGGATTTATCGTCTCTTCAGATGGTTATATCGTCACCAATAACCATGTTGTAGAAGATACCGGGAAAATCCATGTGACTCTTCATGATGGACAAAAGTACCCAGCAACTGTTATTGGACTTGACCCTAAAACAGATCTTGCTGTTATTAAAATTAAAGCTCAGAACCTCCCTTTCTTATCGTTTGGTAATTCTGATCAATTAAAAGTCGGAGATTGGGCAATTGCGATTGGAAATCCCTTTGGTCTTCAAGCTACTGTCACGGTCGGTGTGATCAGCGCGAAAGGGAGAAATCAACTACATATAGCGGATTTCGAAGACTTCATTCAGACAGACGCTGCCATTAATCCTGGAAACTCTGGAGGTCCTCTTCTTGATATTGATGGACAAGTGATTGGTGTTAACACTGCTATCGTTAGTGGTAGTGGTGGTTATATCGGCATAGGATTCGCAATTCCTAGTCTCATGGCTAATAGAATCATTGACCAGTTGATCCGTGATGGTCAAGTTACCCGGGGATTCTTAGGAGTAACTTTACAGCCTATAGATGCCGAACTTGCTAGTTGTTACAAACTCGAAAAAGTTTATGGGGCCTTGGTTACAGATGTTGTTAAAGGATCTCCAGCAGATAAGGCGGGACTAAAACAAGAAGATGTTATTATTGCTTATAATGGAAAAGAAGTTGACTCGTTGAGTACTTTTCGTAATGCGATTTCTTTAATGAATCCTGAGACACGTATTGTTTTAAAAGTAGTCCGTGAAGGAAAAATTATTGAAATTCCAGTGACGGTTTCACAAGCTCCAAAAGAAGATGGAATGTCGGCTTTACAGCGTGTGGGAATTCGTGTTCAAAACCTTACTCCTGAAAATGCTAAAAAACTTGGAATTTCTCCAGAAACCAAAGGTATTCTGATTATAAGTGTTGAACCAGGATCTGTAGCGGCATCCTCAGGAATTGCTCCAGGGCAGCTTATTCTTGCTGTTAATAGGCAAAAGGTATCTTCGATCGAAGACTTGAATAGGACCTTAAAAGATACTAACAATGACAGCATTCTCCTTATGATTTCCCAAGGAGATGTCATTCGCTTTATTGCTTTGAAACCTGAGGAATAGTAAATTTTTCTGAAGAAGAATCCCTCGATTTAATAGCAAGGAGTCGGACAAAATATAAGGAGTAAAGAGGTTGTCAACCTCTTTACTCTTTTGTTATTGAAAGCTTATCAAGAAGCTCACAGATAGAAAGGAATCCTTTTTTAAGCTGATCTATAGAGAAGTGTTCTTCAGCAGCGTGAATGTTATCACTAAGATAAGAGGTTCCACAGATGATAGGAGAGGCTTGTGTTGCCTCTCCTAATAAGGGGGCAATCGGGATTGTAGCAGGCATCACCAATCTTAAGCATTCTTCATTGTAAAGTCCTCTATAGATCTCCTGAAGTACTTTGACTATCGGAAGATTAGGAGAACTTATCCAACCTGGAGATCCTGGAAGAATTTCATAAGAAAACTTTAACGATGCAGGAACACGTTGTTTCATATGATTTATAACCTGTTGAGCAGCTCTAGCAGGATCTTGGTTGGGAACAAGCCGGCAAGAGATATACGCGGTTGCCTTGTAGGGAATAACGGTCTTAAATCCAGGCCCTGTATATCCGCCAGAAATTCCATTGATTTCTATAGTAGGACGCAAAGCTGATTCTTCAGGGCTATAGGCCGATTCATAGCCTTCAGGTCTAAAACCTAAATTTTCTTCGCATTCTCGAATAATGTTTGATTTAGGAAGATCAGGTTGATCAGAATTTGAATAAAGAGAAAGATCATCATAAAATTTAGGAACAGCTATAGAATTATCAGAGTGATGCAGGGAGCTAAGGATTTCTGCTAGAGCACGATTGGTGTTATAAGCAATTCCTCCTAATGTTCCTGAATGCATATCCTTGGTTCCCTCTTGAAGATAGACTTTCATAGAAACGAGACCTCGAGCTCCTATACTTACGTAGGGATATTTTTTAGAAACAAAACCTCCATCTACAATAAGTAGGTAATCAGCGCGTAAAGCTTCTTTTTTTTTCTCTAACCAAGTAAATAATGCAGGACTTCCACTCTCTTCCTCCCCCTCAATTAACCAGGTGATGTTTAAAGGAAAACTACCTCGAGAGTGATAGTAATATTGTAATGCTTTTAGAGTATAGAAACACTGGCCTTTATTATCAGAGGCTCCGCGGGCATAGAGATTACCTTGTTTTTTTCTAAGAATAAAGGGATCGCCTTCCCACCCATCAGAGAGCTCTGCTGGTTGTACATCATAGTGATTATAGAGGATAAGAGTAGGACTAAGAGGATTTGTAGTTTTGTAGGATGCATAGATTAAAGGGGGGTGCCCAGACATTTCCCAGAGCTCTACATGAAAAATCTTGTTAATAGATTCTAATAGAAACTGGGCGCAGTTTTCGCAGTCAGGAAGATAGTTACTGTCAGCGGATATAGATCGGAAACTTATAAATTTTGCAAATTCTTTCAAGAATGTTTCACTATTTATGTCAAAATATTTCAAATCTGGATTCATAAGTTTCTCCGAGGAATTGTTGAAAATAATATCACAGTAACTTAATTTACTTTTGTCCAAAAGAAAAGAATAACATGCGTGTTAGCGTGCTTTTCAGCATGATTAAGCATCATGAATTAGAGATTTGGTCCTAACCAATCACATGAGTTACGGAAAATATGAAAGCTGGTGATACATATAGAAATTTCATTATCAAATCATGCAAAGATCTTCCTGAAATAGAGAGTAAACTCTTTGAAGCAGAACATAAGCCTACAGGTGCTTCTATCATGATGATCGTTAATGATGATGATGAAAACGTTTTCAATATTTGTTTTAGAACATGCCCTCAGACTTCTAACGGTGTTGCTCATGTTTTAGAACACATGGTCCTTTGTGGTTCCGAAAACTATCCTGTGAGAGACCCTTTTTTTTCCATGACACGTCGTAGTCTTAATACTTTCATAAATGCTTTTACAGGTGCAGATTTTACATGTTATCCAGCAGCTTCCCAGATTCCTGAAGATTTTTATAATCTACTAAGTGTCTATATTGATGCAGTTTTCCATCCTTTGTTAACGAAACAAAGTTTTCTTCAAGAGGCATGGAGATATGAATTCAATTCCAATGATCAGCTCTTCTACACTGGAGTTGTCTTTAACGAGATGAAGGGTGCTATGATGTCAGGAGAGGCACGACTCTCAGAAGCTTTAAATGCTGCTATCTTTCCCTCAGTTACCTATGGAGTAAACTCAGGAGGAGAGCCTAAGGAGATTGTGACTCTTTCTCATGAAGCTATTCGTGCGTTTCATCAAAGCCAATATAGTATCAATCGCTGCTTATTCTATTTTTATGGGAATATCAAACCCTCTCGTCATTTAGACTTCTTAGAAGAAAAGCTTCTTAGACAAGCTACAAAATTAGAAAAACAGACTGTATCAGTACCATTACAGAAAAGATTTAAAGAACCTGTAAGACAAATATCCACTTATCCTGCCGATCACGAGGAAGAAGATAAGGTTCTCTTTGGAATATCTTGGCTCACTTGTTCTATTCTCGACCAACAAGAGTTGCTGGCATTGCATGTATTAGAGATCATTCTTATGGGTACAGATGCTGCTCCTTTAAAATCTCGCTTGTTAAAATCGGGCTTTTGTAAGCAAACAGAAATGAGTATAGAGAATGACATTCGTGAAATCCCAATCACATTAGTATGTAAGGGATGTTCTCCAGCTGGAGCTCAGAAATTAGAGTCTTGGATATTTGCTTCTCTTGAGGAAATCATTCACGAAGGGATATCAGAAAATATTATAAAAGGTGCTGTACATCAACTAGAATTATCTAGGAAAGAAATTACTGGATATTCCCTGCCATATGGATTGTCTCTATTTTTCCGCTCAGGATTATTAAAACAACATGGGGGCTATCCTGAAGATGGTCTTCGAATCCACAGCTTATTTTCTGAACTTCGTTCTTCTTTGAAAAATCCTGATTATCTTTCTAAGTTGATTCGCAAGTATCTTTTAGATAATCCACATTTTGCAAAAGTTATCTTGATTCCTGATAGGGAGCTAGTTGCTAAAGAAAATAAAGATGAACAGCAGCTTTTAGATAATATAAAGGAAAAACTCACAAACCAAGATAAGGAAAAGATAATACAAAATGCACGTGAACTTGAAGAATACCAAGGGCAAGATGAAGATCTGAATGGGATTCTTCCTAATCTTGCTTTGGATAAAGTCCCTACCTCTGGCAAAGAATTTCTTTTAATTAAAGAAGGATTTATTGAAGGTGAAGTCCTTCATCATGAGTGCTTCACTAATGATATTGTTTTTATAGATGTTGTTTTAGATATCCCTCCGTTATCTGCTGAAGAGCTTCCTTGGTTGCGTTTGCTTGTGTTTTTAATGTTGCAGCTTGGGTGTGGAGGAAGGTCCTATAAAGAGCATTTGGAGCTTCTCTTAGAATATACAGGTGGTGTAGATGTCTCTTATGATTTTTCTCCACATGCGAATAAAAATAGCTTCCTTTCCCCCTCAGTCAGTATCCGGGGTAAGAGTTTGGCATCAAATTCTGAGAAGTTGTGCAATATTATTAGCGATATGTTGACGAGTGTAGATTTTACAGATACTCTTAGGATTCGTGAATTGCTCATGCAGCACAACGAAGCACTAACTAATAGCGTTAGAAATAGCCCTATGAATTATGCCCTGAGTATGGCCTGCTCAGGTGATTCTATAACAGCAGGGATGTCCTACGTAACCACAGGTCTTCCTTATGTCAAAAAAATCCGTGAACTTACAAAGAATTTTAATCAAAATATAGATGAGACTGTTGTCATTCTACAACAGCTATTCACAAAGTGTTTTTGTGGAAAACGACAGATCGTCATTAGTGGAAGTGCTCAAAACTATCAACAATTAAAAGATAATAAATTTTATGGTCTTTTAGATTATATTATTGTTATCCCGGAGTCTTGGAAAAACCCAATTATAGACGTAAATGTAGCTTCTCAGGGATTGCATATTCCTGCACGTGCAGCATTTAATGCTCTTGCTTTCCCCATTGGAGATATACCTTATGACCATCCTGATGCGGCAGCCTTGACGGTTGCAGCAGAGATCTTAGATAATGTCGTGTTGCATACTAAAATCCGAGAACAAGGAGGGGCTTATGGCTCTGGAGCAGCTGCTAACCTATCTCGAGGGTCTTTCTATTGCTACAGCTACCGTGATCCAGAAATTGCAGCGACATATAAAGCCTTTTTAAAGGGAGTTTCCGATATTGCTTCTGGAAAATTCACTCGAGAAGATATCTATGAAGGAGCACTCGGGGTTATTCAAGGTTTAGATATGCCTGTAGCTCCTGGAAGCCGAGCTTCAGTAGCGTTCTATAGGCTGAAAAGTGGTAGAATTCCTGCTTTGCGCCAAGCATTTCGTCGTTCTGTTCTTGAAATGACGAAAGAACATATCTGTATGGTTGTAGATAAGTACCTAGCGTCCATGGTCAATAAAACGACATTCATATCTTTTGCTGGTGAAGAAATGCTAAGTAATAATACTCCTAAGTTAGATAGAGATTTCCCAATAATACCAGCAATCTAAATCCTCAATCTTCCTTATTATCGGAGTTTTGAGGAAATGAAGTTGCAATACTTTCTATAAGAGTGGGCTCTTCAATCTGATGAGAGGAAGACGAGGTTTCCAAACTTTCAAATTTTCTCAATGTCGGCAATACTCGATGCTGGAAGCTTGAAGCCATATCATTATAGCTCTGTACGGTCTGATTCAAGTTTTTACCTATCTTATAAAAATGAGTGAATACCACTTGTAAGCGACGATGTAACTCTTTACCTAAAAGACCAATTTCTTGAATCTGCTTTTGAAGATTTTCTTGTTTCCACATGTAAGCAATCGTCTTTAGAAGAGCTAGTAAGGTTAGAGGACTTGATAAAATTACATTTGAAGAAGCTCCAATTTCCATCAACTCAGGAGCTAAGCGAATTGCATCATTGAATAAGCTCTCTCCAGGAAGAAAAAGAATCACATACTCAGGTGAATGCTCGAATTTTTCCCAATAGCTTTTAGATTTTAAACTTTTAATATGTTCTTTGATTTTATTAATAAGATCAGCCTTATCAATCTCATCTAAAGAGAAATACGAGTCCGAAATAGGGGTTTTAGCATCAATAATCAAACAGCGATCTTGAGGAAGTCGGACGATAATATCAGCTCGAAATGATCCTTGCATACTTGTAGCTTGGCTATCATAATCACAGTATTTTAACATTCCCGCGAGTTCTAAAATTCT is a window from the Chlamydia serpentis genome containing:
- a CDS encoding DUF648 domain-containing protein; this translates as MLSYTFDSSVSPTFQHRFMAGIDNWFFLGGNRVKIIRLRDSNFGYAVQENVSLSIIKKILKILSYILIPIVIVALLIRYFLHSRFTYSLEHVVDKSAPRFFANLQRRSICNGLKYAQNPLYFVSFSADVLRSLLPPVTEIPEANRLKNYIRDGQFIEGAEGIRKYLSNMLNYVIGCLGSIDRSQWTQLMKETKIQAYFDLRSFSFFRFVSPTLERIVEPIFKQESEIDSSLSIQGSRCFIIQCLKVYCERRYSEVVNSKDLRELIVSETGKEFFCPITERNLYDQVDQQCQRHLLERILHRSHDQLCWNDFTFSIIGDSMAMWIVEPIFRG
- a CDS encoding DegQ family serine endoprotease, coding for MITKQLRSWLAVLIGFGLVALPFSGQALGKKESRVSELPQDALLKEISGGFSKVATKATPAVVYIESFPKSNPVTHPTPGRRGPYENPFDYFNDEFFNRFFGLPSQREKPQSKEAVRGTGFIVSSDGYIVTNNHVVEDTGKIHVTLHDGQKYPATVIGLDPKTDLAVIKIKAQNLPFLSFGNSDQLKVGDWAIAIGNPFGLQATVTVGVISAKGRNQLHIADFEDFIQTDAAINPGNSGGPLLDIDGQVIGVNTAIVSGSGGYIGIGFAIPSLMANRIIDQLIRDGQVTRGFLGVTLQPIDAELASCYKLEKVYGALVTDVVKGSPADKAGLKQEDVIIAYNGKEVDSLSTFRNAISLMNPETRIVLKVVREGKIIEIPVTVSQAPKEDGMSALQRVGIRVQNLTPENAKKLGISPETKGILIISVEPGSVAASSGIAPGQLILAVNRQKVSSIEDLNRTLKDTNNDSILLMISQGDVIRFIALKPEE
- a CDS encoding M20/M25/M40 family metallo-hydrolase, which translates into the protein MNPDLKYFDINSETFLKEFAKFISFRSISADSNYLPDCENCAQFLLESINKIFHVELWEMSGHPPLIYASYKTTNPLSPTLILYNHYDVQPAELSDGWEGDPFILRKKQGNLYARGASDNKGQCFYTLKALQYYYHSRGSFPLNITWLIEGEEESGSPALFTWLEKKKEALRADYLLIVDGGFVSKKYPYVSIGARGLVSMKVYLQEGTKDMHSGTLGGIAYNTNRALAEILSSLHHSDNSIAVPKFYDDLSLYSNSDQPDLPKSNIIRECEENLGFRPEGYESAYSPEESALRPTIEINGISGGYTGPGFKTVIPYKATAYISCRLVPNQDPARAAQQVINHMKQRVPASLKFSYEILPGSPGWISSPNLPIVKVLQEIYRGLYNEECLRLVMPATIPIAPLLGEATQASPIICGTSYLSDNIHAAEEHFSIDQLKKGFLSICELLDKLSITKE
- a CDS encoding insulinase family protein; amino-acid sequence: MKAGDTYRNFIIKSCKDLPEIESKLFEAEHKPTGASIMMIVNDDDENVFNICFRTCPQTSNGVAHVLEHMVLCGSENYPVRDPFFSMTRRSLNTFINAFTGADFTCYPAASQIPEDFYNLLSVYIDAVFHPLLTKQSFLQEAWRYEFNSNDQLFYTGVVFNEMKGAMMSGEARLSEALNAAIFPSVTYGVNSGGEPKEIVTLSHEAIRAFHQSQYSINRCLFYFYGNIKPSRHLDFLEEKLLRQATKLEKQTVSVPLQKRFKEPVRQISTYPADHEEEDKVLFGISWLTCSILDQQELLALHVLEIILMGTDAAPLKSRLLKSGFCKQTEMSIENDIREIPITLVCKGCSPAGAQKLESWIFASLEEIIHEGISENIIKGAVHQLELSRKEITGYSLPYGLSLFFRSGLLKQHGGYPEDGLRIHSLFSELRSSLKNPDYLSKLIRKYLLDNPHFAKVILIPDRELVAKENKDEQQLLDNIKEKLTNQDKEKIIQNARELEEYQGQDEDLNGILPNLALDKVPTSGKEFLLIKEGFIEGEVLHHECFTNDIVFIDVVLDIPPLSAEELPWLRLLVFLMLQLGCGGRSYKEHLELLLEYTGGVDVSYDFSPHANKNSFLSPSVSIRGKSLASNSEKLCNIISDMLTSVDFTDTLRIRELLMQHNEALTNSVRNSPMNYALSMACSGDSITAGMSYVTTGLPYVKKIRELTKNFNQNIDETVVILQQLFTKCFCGKRQIVISGSAQNYQQLKDNKFYGLLDYIIVIPESWKNPIIDVNVASQGLHIPARAAFNALAFPIGDIPYDHPDAAALTVAAEILDNVVLHTKIREQGGAYGSGAAANLSRGSFYCYSYRDPEIAATYKAFLKGVSDIASGKFTREDIYEGALGVIQGLDMPVAPGSRASVAFYRLKSGRIPALRQAFRRSVLEMTKEHICMVVDKYLASMVNKTTFISFAGEEMLSNNTPKLDRDFPIIPAI
- a CDS encoding DNA recombination protein RmuC, coding for MNIPYPLAYVLLPGCAFCLGVFVASYYYLKKKNDYLAKLQKLEHENQLLQASLDLSRHQEQLLEDFSNRLAVSSHNLIKDMKEEAQSYFCDKSKSFESMLSPIQTTLTTFKQSLEIFETKHAEDRGRLKEQMVQLLAIEKKLEHETHVLTDILKHPGSRGRWGEIQLERILELAGMLKYCDYDSQATSMQGSFRADIIVRLPQDRCLIIDAKTPISDSYFSLDEIDKADLINKIKEHIKSLKSKSYWEKFEHSPEYVILFLPGESLFNDAIRLAPELMEIGASSNVILSSPLTLLALLKTIAYMWKQENLQKQIQEIGLLGKELHRRLQVVFTHFYKIGKNLNQTVQSYNDMASSFQHRVLPTLRKFESLETSSSSHQIEEPTLIESIATSFPQNSDNKED